One stretch of Priestia megaterium DNA includes these proteins:
- the aroD gene encoding type I 3-dehydroquinate dehydratase — protein sequence MLERGEGTHSPSICTPLVGKDRKELLTELAEILLKKPDIIEWRLDFYEEIQDINSVLSAAKDIYENSERTPILLTVRSQKEGGQPISLSEKEVVAILAEVCKHPYVAIIDFEVSNQPDHIRYLREVSKENNKKLVLSYHNFSFTPPKAEIFKSLFLAEFYGADAAKAAVMPQNNQDVLTLLEATREAEKELSIPLITMSMGGLGAISRIVGWMYGSSVTFAVGKSSSAPGQVPIDELRKIIQLTKKVTDPENYHSHQIVSI from the coding sequence ATGTTAGAACGAGGAGAAGGAACTCATTCTCCATCTATTTGTACGCCTTTAGTGGGCAAAGATCGCAAAGAGCTTTTAACAGAGCTAGCGGAAATTCTATTAAAAAAACCGGATATAATTGAATGGCGCTTAGATTTTTACGAAGAAATTCAAGATATAAACAGCGTCCTTTCTGCAGCTAAAGATATATATGAAAATAGTGAGCGCACTCCTATTTTGCTTACTGTACGTTCTCAAAAAGAGGGGGGGCAGCCTATTTCCTTATCAGAAAAGGAAGTAGTAGCCATACTTGCAGAGGTATGTAAGCATCCATATGTAGCAATTATTGATTTTGAAGTATCAAACCAGCCGGATCACATCCGCTATTTGCGTGAAGTTTCCAAGGAAAATAACAAGAAACTTGTGCTTTCTTATCATAATTTTTCTTTTACGCCTCCTAAAGCGGAAATTTTTAAAAGCTTATTTCTAGCTGAATTTTACGGAGCAGATGCAGCGAAAGCAGCTGTCATGCCTCAGAACAATCAAGATGTTTTAACTTTATTAGAAGCTACAAGAGAGGCTGAAAAAGAGCTCAGCATTCCTCTCATTACCATGTCGATGGGAGGGTTAGGAGCTATTAGCCGAATCGTCGGGTGGATGTACGGCTCTTCTGTTACTTTCGCTGTAGGGAAAAGCAGCTCGGCTCCTGGGCAAGTTCCAATTGATGAATTACGAAAAATAATTCAGTTAACAAAAAAAGTTACGGATCCTGAGAACTATCATTCCCATCAAATTGTTTCGATATAA
- a CDS encoding YvzF family protein translates to MLQVRLMGKQEEINEAIKQFEQNYHIEHQSKEYTRSANPKYERKKDTRVYLSMHLKDK, encoded by the coding sequence ATGCTGCAAGTAAGATTAATGGGAAAACAAGAAGAAATTAATGAAGCGATCAAACAGTTTGAACAGAACTACCATATAGAACATCAGTCAAAAGAATATACGCGAAGCGCTAATCCAAAGTATGAGCGCAAAAAAGATACTCGGGTGTATCTTTCAATGCATTTAAAGGATAAATAA
- a CDS encoding aldehyde dehydrogenase family protein, with translation MSFRRARPYVNKEWLEGNRSAVSIKSPYSQEVIGEQIIATPEDVERALSAAYEAKKTIASLSSYERAKILKEAARLLEKQKEKFAFLISNELGKPLKNTLDEVSRSVETLEQSAEEAKRLIGETIPGDASERGGKAIASTFRVPVGVVAAITPFNAPLNLVCHKIGPAFAAGNSVILKPAPQTTLVASEFIALLLEAGIPECAINMVLGGVETGQQIVKDDRVNVISFTGGTVASRNICELAGMKKVLLELGGNASTIVHEDADIKKAAEMCGRTGFSNSGQSCISVQRIYVHDSVVSEFTELLKNEVTSLKVGDPLLPQTDVGCLVDERAANRVLVWIEEAVDLGAKLICGGKKTGASIEPTVLLNPPKQSKVVCQEVFGPVVSIIPYQDIEEAIRETNDSSFGLQAGLFTNQMDLAYRVAESLEVGGVVINGTSNFRLDHWPYGGIKDSGVGREGPRFAIEDMTETKMIVLQLS, from the coding sequence ATGAGCTTTAGACGAGCAAGGCCTTATGTAAATAAAGAATGGCTTGAAGGTAATCGATCAGCAGTAAGTATTAAAAGTCCGTACTCGCAGGAAGTAATTGGTGAGCAAATTATAGCAACGCCAGAAGATGTTGAACGAGCGCTATCAGCCGCCTATGAAGCTAAAAAAACAATTGCTAGTCTGTCTTCTTATGAAAGGGCCAAAATTTTAAAAGAAGCAGCACGGCTTTTGGAAAAGCAAAAAGAAAAATTTGCTTTTCTCATCTCAAATGAATTAGGAAAACCGCTGAAGAATACGTTGGATGAAGTATCTCGATCTGTAGAAACATTAGAGCAATCTGCGGAAGAAGCAAAAAGGCTTATCGGTGAAACGATACCAGGAGATGCTTCCGAACGAGGGGGAAAAGCGATAGCTTCCACATTCCGTGTGCCTGTCGGAGTTGTTGCCGCTATTACTCCTTTTAATGCACCTTTGAATTTAGTATGCCACAAAATTGGACCAGCTTTTGCTGCTGGCAACAGTGTCATTTTAAAACCAGCTCCGCAAACAACCTTAGTTGCTTCAGAATTTATAGCTCTATTATTAGAAGCTGGAATCCCTGAATGCGCTATTAATATGGTTTTAGGGGGAGTAGAAACAGGACAGCAAATCGTAAAAGATGACCGGGTAAATGTCATTTCTTTTACCGGTGGAACAGTAGCAAGCAGAAATATATGTGAGCTGGCTGGAATGAAAAAAGTGCTTCTAGAATTAGGAGGAAATGCTTCAACAATCGTTCATGAAGATGCCGACATTAAAAAAGCTGCTGAAATGTGTGGGAGAACAGGGTTTAGCAACTCCGGTCAAAGCTGTATTTCAGTTCAGCGTATTTATGTACATGACTCAGTTGTTTCTGAATTTACAGAGCTTCTGAAGAATGAGGTAACGTCTTTAAAAGTTGGTGATCCTCTGCTGCCTCAGACGGATGTTGGGTGTTTAGTAGATGAAAGAGCCGCAAACCGAGTTTTGGTTTGGATTGAAGAAGCAGTCGATCTAGGTGCAAAGCTGATATGCGGCGGCAAAAAGACAGGGGCTTCTATAGAACCTACTGTTCTATTAAATCCTCCTAAACAAAGCAAAGTGGTGTGTCAAGAAGTATTTGGGCCTGTGGTGAGCATCATTCCTTATCAAGATATTGAAGAAGCTATTCGGGAAACAAATGATTCATCATTCGGTTTGCAAGCAGGGCTGTTTACAAATCAAATGGATTTAGCTTACCGTGTTGCTGAATCTTTAGAAGTAGGAGGAGTTGTGATTAATGGCACCTCTAATTTTCGACTCGACCATTGGCCGTACGGTGGGATAAAAGACAGCGGCGTTGGTAGAGAAGGACCTCGATTTGCGATTGAAGATATGACAGAAACAAAAATGATTGTCCTGCAGCTATCGTAG
- a CDS encoding shikimate kinase produces the protein MTYSEMSLREKSIVFIGFMGVGKTTIGELVAKKLYRDFVDIDQEIEKMFQMPTSQIFKEFGEEFFRNKEKEVISQLSQQRLKIISVGGGAFLQEEIQKICLSNCIVFFLDLSWDSWKERISLIIDSRPVLQGRSLEDIEELFYTRQAIYSNHHSKVETDNLDIEEVANYIVDSLKMAWDIYEPSK, from the coding sequence ATGACTTACAGCGAGATGTCTCTTAGAGAAAAAAGCATTGTATTTATTGGCTTTATGGGCGTAGGTAAAACAACAATCGGCGAACTAGTCGCTAAGAAATTATACAGAGATTTTGTCGATATAGACCAAGAAATCGAAAAAATGTTTCAAATGCCTACATCACAAATCTTTAAAGAGTTTGGTGAAGAGTTTTTCCGAAATAAAGAAAAAGAAGTAATTAGCCAGTTATCTCAGCAGCGTTTAAAAATTATATCCGTTGGCGGGGGCGCATTTCTTCAAGAAGAAATTCAAAAAATATGCTTATCAAATTGTATTGTATTCTTTTTAGACCTTTCATGGGATTCATGGAAAGAGCGCATCAGCCTCATTATTGACAGTCGCCCTGTTTTACAAGGAAGAAGCCTAGAGGATATTGAAGAATTATTTTATACGCGACAAGCAATTTATTCCAACCACCACTCCAAAGTAGAAACTGACAATTTGGATATTGAAGAAGTAGCAAATTATATTGTTGATTCCTTGAAAATGGCTTGGGATATTTACGAACCGTCTAAATAA
- a CDS encoding YkoF family thiamine/hydroxymethylpyrimidine-binding protein, with translation MEKINVGCRFTLSVMSDNFIDIILGALNEVDMSKVQRKTDRVSTFIEGTAKDVFEVVQAIYKSAGKSGKHIVLNATFSTGQHQEYFEERKIKPKENMSSNQQLCASFPVSTQFSLYPLDTPHYVDIIKSGIGAVKQQGVFTETVPFATALEGDVDKVFASLYECFMKSVQQARVVMTVNMSAHSPSSKR, from the coding sequence TTGGAAAAAATAAATGTTGGCTGTCGTTTTACGCTTTCCGTTATGAGTGATAACTTCATCGATATTATTTTAGGCGCACTAAACGAAGTGGATATGTCTAAAGTTCAGCGAAAAACGGACCGTGTTAGTACGTTTATTGAAGGAACTGCCAAAGACGTATTTGAAGTTGTGCAAGCCATTTATAAAAGTGCTGGAAAGTCAGGAAAGCATATTGTGCTGAATGCCACGTTTTCAACAGGGCAGCACCAAGAATATTTCGAAGAAAGAAAAATAAAACCAAAAGAAAACATGTCTTCAAACCAACAGCTTTGTGCTTCGTTCCCTGTATCCACTCAATTTTCTTTGTATCCATTAGATACGCCGCATTATGTAGACATCATCAAAAGCGGAATTGGCGCAGTTAAACAACAGGGAGTATTTACCGAAACCGTGCCTTTTGCAACAGCTTTAGAAGGAGATGTGGACAAAGTATTCGCTTCTCTATACGAATGTTTTATGAAATCTGTACAGCAAGCTCGTGTCGTGATGACAGTTAATATGTCAGCACACAGTCCTTCTTCAAAACGATAA
- the treP gene encoding PTS system trehalose-specific EIIBC component, producing MNRESVERIVEAVGGKENISAATHCVTRLRLVLKDEGKVNQSMLDEHELVKGSFSTNGQFQVVIGQGTVDKVYKEMVALTGIGELSKEEVKNEAAKNLNPLQRAIKTLADIFIPILPAIVTAGLLMGINNVLTGAGIFYDDKSIVDVHTQWKDFASMINLIANTAFAFLPALIGWSAVTRFGGSPLFGIVLGLMLVHPDLLNAWSYGEALKKGSIDTWNLFGLQVEKVGYQGQVLPVLAASFVLAKIELFLRKRIPDGFQLLIVAPVALLVTGFLAFIVIGPITFAIGNVITGAVVWLFKTAPFIGGLVYGGLYAPLVITGMHHTFLAVDLQLIGSVGSTFLWPMVALSNIAQGSAAFAIMVLSKDDEKLKGLSLTSGISAWLGITEPAMFGVNLRFRFAFISAVIGSAIAGVVISMAGVKAASVGIGGIPAPLSIVPQSWSAFIIGMVIVIVVPFLLTLTLGKLQKKSTVTSTVAGTDSFQHNSKN from the coding sequence ATGAATCGAGAATCTGTTGAACGCATTGTAGAAGCCGTTGGTGGAAAAGAAAATATCTCTGCTGCAACGCATTGTGTAACGCGTCTTCGACTTGTTTTAAAAGATGAAGGTAAAGTCAATCAAAGTATGCTAGATGAGCACGAATTAGTAAAAGGATCTTTTTCTACAAACGGCCAGTTTCAAGTTGTTATTGGTCAAGGCACGGTTGATAAAGTATATAAAGAAATGGTGGCGCTTACAGGGATAGGTGAACTGTCAAAAGAGGAAGTGAAAAACGAAGCGGCTAAAAACTTAAATCCGCTGCAGCGCGCAATAAAAACATTAGCTGACATTTTTATTCCCATTTTACCGGCCATCGTAACCGCGGGTTTATTAATGGGAATCAATAATGTATTAACAGGAGCCGGAATTTTTTACGATGATAAATCAATCGTAGATGTTCATACACAGTGGAAAGACTTCGCGAGCATGATTAATTTAATTGCCAATACGGCTTTTGCATTTCTGCCGGCTCTTATTGGATGGTCAGCTGTTACGCGTTTTGGAGGAAGTCCTTTATTTGGAATTGTCCTTGGGCTCATGCTGGTACATCCTGATTTGCTAAATGCCTGGTCTTATGGAGAAGCATTAAAAAAAGGAAGTATCGATACGTGGAATTTATTTGGTCTGCAAGTTGAGAAAGTTGGCTATCAAGGGCAGGTTTTACCTGTGTTAGCTGCTTCGTTTGTGTTAGCAAAAATCGAATTGTTTTTACGAAAACGAATACCAGATGGTTTTCAGCTTTTAATTGTAGCGCCTGTAGCTCTTTTAGTGACAGGGTTTCTCGCTTTCATTGTGATTGGTCCGATTACATTTGCAATAGGAAATGTTATTACAGGTGCAGTTGTATGGCTGTTTAAAACGGCTCCATTTATTGGAGGGCTTGTATACGGAGGCTTATACGCTCCTCTTGTTATTACAGGCATGCACCATACATTTTTGGCCGTAGATTTACAGCTGATTGGAAGCGTAGGAAGTACGTTCTTATGGCCAATGGTAGCATTATCTAATATTGCCCAAGGCTCTGCGGCTTTCGCGATAATGGTTCTTTCAAAAGACGATGAGAAATTAAAAGGACTGTCTTTAACGTCAGGGATTTCAGCGTGGCTTGGCATTACGGAGCCTGCAATGTTTGGTGTGAATTTACGCTTTAGATTTGCTTTTATTTCTGCAGTGATTGGTTCAGCTATTGCCGGTGTCGTCATATCCATGGCGGGAGTGAAAGCGGCATCGGTGGGAATTGGTGGTATCCCTGCTCCGTTATCAATTGTTCCACAGAGCTGGTCAGCTTTTATTATTGGAATGGTAATCGTAATTGTGGTGCCGTTTCTTTTAACGTTAACGCTTGGAAAGCTTCAGAAAAAATCAACCGTTACATCAACTGTCGCGGGTACAGACTCGTTTCAACATAATTCAAAGAATTAA
- a CDS encoding LacI family DNA-binding transcriptional regulator, protein MKQSKRKRVTLQQVAEHAGVSRATASLIVRNSPSVSEKTRKKVLASMKELGYVYDRIAANLRSQTSSTIGVIITDISNTFFTELLIGVHEELEKDGYTVFLGTTFDSDNRQDQLLSTMLEHRVGGIILCPVAGTSEDTIRKIQHLDVPSVLAVRELPEVESDYVGVDYSLGVQKAVQHLLEQGHKRIAFLGGTTGSTTWKERMEGYRSALKNAGISIDEELVIPSGPTRSGGVEAARQVLDISEPPTAVFCFSDLVAFGVMQGLKEKGIVPGEDIAVVGFDNVMESSVCHPTLTTVSSFARQIGKDAARCLHNQIVDKKEHHHRIILTPQLVVRESSSKKRSS, encoded by the coding sequence TTGAAACAAAGTAAACGCAAACGTGTAACCTTACAACAAGTGGCAGAACACGCGGGAGTATCTCGAGCTACCGCTTCGCTTATTGTGCGAAATAGTCCAAGTGTTTCTGAAAAAACAAGGAAAAAAGTTCTAGCTTCGATGAAAGAGTTAGGATACGTATATGACCGTATTGCAGCAAATTTAAGATCTCAAACTTCATCAACAATCGGAGTTATTATTACGGATATATCTAATACGTTTTTTACAGAATTGTTAATTGGAGTGCACGAGGAGCTCGAGAAAGACGGATATACGGTGTTTTTAGGTACGACGTTTGATTCGGATAATCGACAGGATCAGCTGCTTTCTACGATGCTAGAGCATCGGGTAGGAGGCATTATTTTATGTCCTGTTGCGGGTACATCGGAAGATACGATAAGAAAAATTCAGCATTTAGATGTTCCTTCAGTACTAGCAGTAAGGGAATTGCCTGAGGTGGAGTCAGATTATGTAGGGGTAGATTATAGCTTAGGCGTTCAAAAAGCGGTTCAACACTTACTTGAACAGGGACACAAAAGAATCGCATTTTTAGGAGGAACAACCGGTTCTACAACGTGGAAAGAAAGAATGGAAGGTTACCGTTCGGCGCTAAAGAACGCAGGAATTTCTATCGATGAAGAGCTTGTTATTCCGAGCGGTCCGACAAGAAGCGGCGGTGTAGAAGCTGCACGTCAAGTGTTGGACATTTCTGAGCCTCCAACAGCAGTTTTTTGTTTTAGCGACTTAGTTGCATTTGGTGTTATGCAAGGTTTAAAAGAGAAAGGGATTGTTCCGGGAGAAGATATAGCGGTAGTGGGATTTGATAATGTCATGGAATCATCCGTATGTCACCCTACTCTAACAACCGTCTCTTCTTTTGCAAGACAAATAGGAAAAGATGCTGCACGGTGTCTTCATAACCAAATTGTTGATAAAAAAGAACATCATCATCGCATTATTTTAACGCCTCAGTTAGTTGTTCGAGAATCGTCATCAAAAAAAAGAAGCAGTTAA
- a CDS encoding 5'-deoxyadenosine deaminase, with the protein MTHTLIKNAEIITMNEKNDIIYGDLYIVGNRIAAIGKNLHQEKVDKVIDAANKTIVPGFIHTHIHLCQTLFRGQADDLELLDWLKKKIWPLEASHDEESIYYSALLGIGELIQSGTTTIVDMETVHHTDSAFQAISQSGIRALAGKVMMDKKGDDLPKALQETTADSIKESVELLEKWHNSNNGRIRYAFSPRFVLSCTEDLLREVSHLSAAYNVHVHTHASENQEEIRIVEAETGMRNIMYLDHLGLANERLILAHCVWLNDQEKQIIKNQGVKVSHCPGSNLKLASGIADVPSLLEQGVFLSLGADGAPCNNNLDMFNEMRLAATIHKPSYGPTAMNAKHVLEMATIGGAKAVGLEKEIGSLEVGKKADLAILNLNQLHTFPSYGVDPISRVVYSATRGDVELTMVDGEIVMENRVLKTIDQGIVLKEANHSIDRLLKRIPLLIS; encoded by the coding sequence ATGACGCACACATTAATTAAAAATGCAGAGATTATTACGATGAATGAGAAGAATGATATTATTTACGGTGACCTTTATATTGTTGGAAATCGTATTGCAGCCATCGGGAAAAACCTGCATCAGGAAAAGGTAGATAAAGTCATTGACGCAGCAAATAAAACGATTGTGCCGGGCTTTATACATACTCATATTCATTTATGTCAAACGCTTTTTAGAGGGCAAGCAGATGATTTAGAGCTGCTAGACTGGCTAAAGAAGAAAATATGGCCGCTTGAAGCTTCGCATGATGAAGAATCTATCTATTATTCAGCACTGTTAGGGATCGGCGAACTCATTCAAAGCGGAACTACAACAATTGTAGATATGGAAACTGTTCATCATACAGACTCTGCTTTTCAAGCTATATCTCAAAGTGGAATCCGAGCTCTTGCAGGAAAAGTAATGATGGATAAAAAAGGCGATGATCTGCCAAAAGCTCTGCAGGAGACAACGGCTGACTCGATCAAAGAAAGTGTAGAGCTGCTTGAAAAATGGCATAATTCAAATAACGGTCGTATTCGATACGCATTCTCCCCAAGATTTGTGCTGTCGTGTACGGAAGATTTGCTGCGTGAAGTGAGCCATTTATCAGCTGCATATAATGTCCATGTACATACTCATGCTTCTGAGAATCAAGAAGAAATTCGCATCGTAGAAGCTGAAACGGGTATGAGAAATATCATGTACTTAGATCATTTAGGATTAGCCAATGAGCGCCTTATTTTAGCGCACTGTGTGTGGCTAAACGATCAAGAGAAGCAAATTATTAAGAATCAAGGAGTAAAAGTTAGTCATTGCCCAGGCTCAAACTTAAAACTTGCATCCGGAATCGCAGATGTGCCCAGTTTATTAGAACAAGGTGTATTTTTAAGTCTTGGCGCTGACGGTGCTCCTTGTAATAATAATTTGGATATGTTCAACGAAATGAGGCTGGCCGCTACGATTCATAAACCCTCGTACGGACCAACGGCCATGAATGCAAAGCACGTGCTAGAAATGGCTACAATCGGGGGAGCGAAAGCAGTTGGGCTTGAAAAAGAAATTGGAAGTTTAGAGGTCGGGAAAAAAGCGGATCTTGCTATTTTAAATTTAAATCAGCTTCATACCTTTCCATCTTACGGCGTAGACCCTATTTCCAGAGTTGTGTATTCGGCAACGCGAGGAGATGTAGAACTAACGATGGTTGATGGAGAAATTGTGATGGAAAATCGCGTGCTGAAAACAATTGACCAGGGAATTGTATTGAAAGAAGCAAATCATTCGATTGATCGTCTTCTAAAAAGAATCCCACTTTTAATTTCATAA
- a CDS encoding NCS2 family permease, with the protein MERNGILERLFKLSERNTTPKQEILAGLTTFMTVSYMVIVNPIIMSDAGIPREAALAATIYAIVFSTLLMALWANFPIVTGPGMGLNAFFTYSVVLGQGLSWQTALGAVFISGVLFFVLTVTGIRGKIIDAIPNVLKSSIAVGIGLFVAFIGLKNAGLVVANESTFVGLGNVMDKGPLLAIFGLILAAVLMAKNVKGALIISIFATTILAMIVGVQAVPHSVKDVFSATPPSVGETFFQMDLKGAVAYGIFSVVFSFTIVELFDTLATLIGLSKKANLVDKNGKIPGLNRALAADSIGTMASAIFGSTALNTYIENATGIAEGGRTGLKALTVAILFIFTLFFAPLIQFIPSVATAPALIIIGSLMLSDIRNVNFDDFTEVVPAFLTIVMMPLTYSIAEGLAFGFISYTAIKLFTGRHREIHWMMYVITIAFFINFYMSSH; encoded by the coding sequence TTGGAGCGTAACGGAATATTAGAGCGCTTGTTTAAACTATCAGAGCGCAACACAACACCAAAACAAGAAATACTAGCAGGACTTACAACTTTTATGACGGTCAGTTATATGGTAATCGTCAACCCCATTATCATGTCTGACGCGGGGATACCCCGAGAAGCAGCTCTTGCAGCTACCATTTACGCCATTGTATTTAGTACGTTACTGATGGCCCTGTGGGCAAACTTCCCAATTGTAACCGGTCCAGGGATGGGCTTAAATGCGTTTTTTACGTATTCAGTAGTATTAGGACAAGGATTGTCATGGCAAACGGCACTTGGAGCGGTTTTTATATCTGGCGTCTTGTTTTTTGTTTTGACAGTAACAGGAATACGCGGAAAGATTATTGATGCCATTCCAAACGTATTAAAGTCTTCAATAGCAGTTGGAATTGGTCTTTTTGTTGCGTTTATCGGTTTGAAAAACGCTGGATTAGTTGTGGCAAACGAGTCTACTTTTGTAGGGCTTGGAAACGTTATGGATAAAGGACCTTTACTTGCTATTTTTGGGCTGATATTAGCAGCTGTACTGATGGCTAAAAATGTAAAAGGTGCTCTCATTATAAGTATTTTTGCTACGACAATATTAGCGATGATTGTAGGAGTACAAGCAGTTCCTCATTCCGTGAAAGACGTTTTTTCAGCCACGCCGCCAAGCGTCGGAGAAACATTCTTTCAAATGGATTTAAAAGGTGCAGTTGCCTACGGCATTTTTTCAGTTGTATTTTCTTTCACCATCGTAGAACTATTTGATACGCTAGCGACACTGATTGGACTATCTAAAAAAGCAAACTTAGTAGATAAAAACGGTAAAATTCCAGGTTTAAATCGCGCGCTTGCAGCGGATTCAATCGGTACAATGGCGAGTGCTATTTTTGGAAGCACAGCGTTAAATACGTATATTGAAAATGCAACAGGTATTGCAGAAGGAGGACGTACCGGCTTAAAGGCATTAACGGTTGCCATCTTATTTATATTTACCTTGTTTTTTGCACCGCTCATTCAATTTATCCCAAGCGTTGCTACTGCACCAGCACTCATTATTATTGGTTCGCTTATGCTAAGTGACATTCGAAACGTTAACTTCGACGATTTTACTGAGGTTGTTCCCGCTTTCTTAACAATTGTCATGATGCCGTTAACCTACAGCATTGCAGAAGGTTTAGCATTCGGCTTCATTTCATACACAGCGATTAAACTGTTTACAGGACGCCATCGCGAAATTCATTGGATGATGTATGTGATTACCATTGCCTTTTTTATCAATTTTTATATGAGTTCGCATTAG
- a CDS encoding thiamine pyrophosphate-binding protein, with translation MEKLISHQLVNYLEERGIEHIFGLCGHTNIAVLTALEESKIKFINVRHEQIAAHAADGYARVTKKAAVVLSHLGPGLTNAATGVANAALDSIPMVVIAGDVPTHYYGKHPHQEVNLHADASQYEIYRPFVKRAWRVDRPDLFPEILEKAFLLAESGNPGPVLVSVPMDIFSKKIDVSLFDRLHRQTKSLQKPSIDDETAKSIVQKLINAKNPVLYVGGGILLADAANELKELVDHLNIPVAHSLMGKGALPDDHDLTLGMTGFWGTKFINEKCRTADYILALGTRFAEADSSSWEPEYTFDFSQTKLIHIDIDPSEIGRNYPAEIGVVADLKQALKVLNRVAKQLIPEGVKNEALIKEIASYREEFKASNEEYIHDNSFPMQPQRILNEVREVLPKDAYITTDVGWNKNGVGQQFPIYEAGSILTPGGFATMGFGAPAALGAKVAQPDKVVVSLVGDGGFGQNPAVLATAAEENIPVVWIIMNNFAFGTIAGLQKAHFGTTLGTVFEKDGEVYSPDFASIAKAYGVEGIKIQSAEEFKPALQRAIASNKPVVIDVAMLNNPVPTSGHWNIMDIYSPDKKVHHVSV, from the coding sequence ATGGAAAAATTAATATCACATCAATTAGTAAATTATCTTGAGGAACGAGGCATCGAGCATATTTTTGGTTTGTGTGGTCATACAAACATAGCGGTACTAACAGCCTTAGAAGAAAGCAAAATTAAATTTATCAACGTTCGACACGAACAAATTGCAGCGCATGCAGCTGATGGCTATGCACGTGTGACGAAAAAAGCAGCAGTAGTATTAAGTCACTTAGGTCCTGGCTTAACAAATGCTGCTACAGGCGTAGCCAATGCAGCGTTAGATTCAATTCCAATGGTTGTCATCGCTGGTGATGTTCCTACTCATTATTATGGAAAGCATCCGCATCAAGAGGTAAATTTACATGCTGATGCTTCGCAATATGAAATTTATCGTCCATTCGTTAAGCGTGCATGGAGAGTGGACCGTCCAGATTTATTTCCCGAAATATTAGAGAAAGCATTTTTATTGGCAGAAAGTGGGAATCCCGGCCCCGTATTAGTATCTGTACCTATGGATATCTTTTCAAAAAAGATCGATGTTTCTTTATTTGATCGATTGCATCGCCAAACGAAATCTTTGCAAAAACCTTCTATCGATGATGAAACGGCAAAGAGTATTGTACAAAAATTAATTAACGCCAAAAATCCAGTGTTATATGTAGGCGGAGGTATCCTATTAGCAGATGCAGCAAATGAATTAAAAGAGCTTGTGGATCACTTGAACATTCCAGTAGCCCACTCCTTAATGGGCAAAGGAGCACTTCCAGATGATCATGACTTGACTCTAGGGATGACTGGTTTTTGGGGCACGAAGTTTATTAATGAAAAGTGTCGGACTGCCGATTATATTTTAGCATTAGGAACACGATTTGCAGAAGCAGATTCTAGCTCCTGGGAGCCGGAATATACGTTTGATTTTTCACAAACAAAATTGATTCATATTGATATTGATCCTAGCGAGATAGGGCGTAATTATCCTGCCGAAATTGGTGTAGTGGCTGATTTAAAACAAGCCCTTAAAGTCTTAAATCGCGTGGCTAAACAGCTTATTCCGGAAGGAGTAAAAAACGAAGCATTAATCAAAGAGATTGCTTCTTATCGTGAAGAGTTTAAAGCTAGCAATGAAGAGTATATTCACGACAATTCATTCCCAATGCAGCCGCAGCGAATTTTAAATGAAGTTCGTGAAGTCCTGCCGAAAGATGCCTATATTACTACTGATGTAGGCTGGAATAAGAATGGGGTAGGACAGCAGTTTCCAATCTATGAAGCTGGAAGTATATTAACTCCAGGAGGTTTTGCCACAATGGGATTTGGAGCGCCGGCAGCTTTAGGAGCAAAGGTAGCTCAGCCTGATAAAGTAGTTGTTTCTCTAGTAGGAGACGGGGGATTCGGCCAAAATCCAGCTGTGCTTGCTACGGCAGCCGAAGAGAATATTCCTGTGGTTTGGATCATTATGAATAACTTTGCGTTTGGTACGATCGCTGGGCTGCAAAAAGCACATTTTGGAACCACTCTAGGCACGGTATTTGAAAAAGATGGAGAGGTATATTCTCCTGACTTTGCAAGTATCGCTAAAGCTTATGGAGTAGAAGGTATAAAAATTCAGTCAGCCGAAGAGTTTAAACCGGCACTTCAAAGAGCTATTGCTTCTAATAAACCAGTTGTAATTGATGTAGCGATGTTAAACAATCCTGTACCAACGTCAGGACATTGGAACATCATGGATATTTACTCACCGGATAAGAAAGTACACCATGTATCTGTTTAA